One window from the genome of Pseudoalteromonas sp. '520P1 No. 423' encodes:
- the gspL gene encoding type II secretion system protein GspL — protein MSETLIIRLGHKQTDKLHWLIFSDAEQEIIASGELANASELASLTDKADSRQLVALLPASDVQLKKVILPAKWNRKLQQALPYIIEDELACDLDDLFIAIDEPFQEIQNEETKHGIKVAILNKAWFEAWLECLSGYGLSPQKVIPDALLLPFEADKAPAISLDDNWLVKTNEWQIAQVEPQWLSVYIDAANIETLVHFSPSEQLSEISNLNLASDESKFDLPLAIFAKQLTHNPFNLLQGDYQVKKQKNVVRPAWRAPAIAASIALLLTLGLKGFQAYQLDQQANLAKQNVIDQYKSAFPGTKVRPHLIKKQLSNRLKQVEGGSDAGFLELMNDLVIVFKEVDNFEPDSFRYDQKRNEIRLRAKGKDFQTFGKVKSILENQGLEVSQGSLNNDGDNVVGEVKIKRQS, from the coding sequence ATGAGTGAAACTCTAATAATACGTTTAGGTCATAAGCAAACAGATAAATTACATTGGCTAATTTTCTCTGATGCAGAACAAGAAATTATAGCCAGTGGTGAATTAGCAAATGCTAGTGAGTTAGCGAGCTTAACTGATAAGGCTGATAGTCGTCAGTTAGTGGCTTTGTTACCTGCATCTGATGTGCAATTAAAAAAAGTAATATTACCCGCTAAATGGAATCGTAAATTACAACAAGCTTTGCCTTATATTATTGAGGATGAGTTAGCGTGTGATTTAGATGATTTATTCATCGCTATAGATGAGCCTTTCCAAGAGATTCAAAACGAAGAAACAAAGCATGGTATTAAAGTTGCTATCTTAAATAAGGCGTGGTTTGAGGCTTGGCTTGAATGTTTATCTGGTTATGGGCTTTCACCACAAAAAGTGATCCCTGATGCCTTATTATTACCATTTGAAGCTGATAAAGCGCCTGCGATCTCATTAGATGATAATTGGCTTGTTAAAACAAATGAATGGCAAATTGCGCAAGTTGAACCTCAATGGTTAAGTGTTTATATAGACGCTGCTAATATTGAGACTTTAGTTCACTTCAGCCCAAGTGAGCAGTTAAGTGAGATTAGCAATTTAAATTTGGCGTCTGATGAGTCAAAATTTGATTTACCTTTAGCTATATTTGCAAAGCAATTAACTCATAATCCTTTTAATTTACTGCAAGGGGATTATCAGGTTAAGAAACAAAAAAATGTAGTAAGACCTGCGTGGCGTGCGCCAGCAATTGCTGCATCAATCGCTTTGTTGTTAACCTTAGGTTTAAAGGGGTTTCAGGCTTATCAACTAGATCAACAAGCTAACTTAGCTAAGCAAAATGTAATTGACCAATATAAGTCGGCTTTTCCAGGTACAAAAGTGCGCCCGCACTTAATTAAAAAACAGCTCAGCAATCGTTTAAAGCAAGTCGAGGGTGGTAGTGATGCTGGTTTCTTAGAGCTTATGAATGATTTGGTGATCGTATTTAAAGAGGTCGATAATTTTGAGCCAGACTCATTCCGTTATGATCAAAAGCGCAATGAAATAAGATTAAGAGCGAAAGGCAAAGACTTTCAAACATTTGGCAAGGTTAAGTCTATCTTAGAAAATCAAGGTTTAGAAGTATCTCAAGGGTCGCTTAATAATGATGGTGATAATGTTGTTGGTGAAGTTAAAATTAAACGCCAGTCGTGA
- a CDS encoding YecA family protein, which yields MQELNLTETELNLLAQWLSGDETSAKAMNLPCVEGFLFALICAPAPVEDEVWLNEVLAGDLSTLSDDKLFALMALYNHLSTDIFETGYQLPKSLIVDDNVAVNFTHDSALHNWSKGFARGVGYAGDLLNCENIDNELRSAFAMAISCLSFFANESSAQQQAQEQNMHLETMSQQMFELMPDFAIGFAEIVESMAVSSGLFNDEGWNE from the coding sequence TTGCAAGAACTTAACTTAACAGAAACAGAATTAAATTTATTAGCCCAGTGGTTAAGTGGGGATGAAACTTCAGCTAAGGCGATGAATTTACCCTGTGTTGAAGGTTTTCTGTTTGCACTTATTTGTGCACCTGCACCTGTTGAAGATGAAGTTTGGTTAAATGAAGTGCTAGCAGGTGATTTATCAACACTATCAGATGATAAATTATTTGCACTTATGGCACTTTATAATCATCTGAGCACAGATATATTTGAAACCGGATATCAACTTCCTAAATCACTGATTGTTGATGATAATGTCGCTGTTAATTTTACACATGACAGCGCATTGCACAATTGGAGTAAGGGGTTTGCGCGTGGTGTAGGTTATGCCGGCGATTTGCTCAATTGTGAGAATATTGATAACGAACTGAGATCTGCTTTTGCTATGGCGATTAGTTGTTTAAGCTTTTTTGCTAATGAATCAAGCGCACAGCAACAAGCTCAAGAGCAAAATATGCATTTAGAAACTATGAGCCAACAAATGTTTGAATTGATGCCTGACTTCGCTATAGGCTTTGCTGAGATAGTTGAGTCTATGGCTGTAAGTAGTGGTTTATTTAATGACGAGGGTTGGAATGAGTAA
- the gspG gene encoding type II secretion system major pseudopilin GspG has product MRKQSGFSLLEVMVVLVIIGMIMAIVAPNIMGQQEEAAVDKAHLDIQQLEDAMAMYKLRNKAYPTTEQGLEALVTETDVEPLPRRFPEGGFIDKLPEDPWGNPYQLVSPGEIGKIDIFSMGPDGEVGTEDDIGNWDEEDSGH; this is encoded by the coding sequence ATGAGAAAGCAGTCTGGTTTTTCACTATTAGAAGTAATGGTTGTTTTAGTGATCATAGGCATGATCATGGCGATAGTTGCACCAAATATTATGGGTCAGCAAGAAGAAGCTGCAGTTGATAAAGCACATTTAGATATCCAGCAGTTAGAAGATGCAATGGCTATGTATAAATTGCGTAATAAAGCATATCCAACAACAGAGCAAGGTCTTGAAGCATTGGTAACAGAAACTGATGTTGAGCCTTTACCTAGACGTTTTCCTGAAGGTGGTTTTATTGATAAATTACCAGAAGATCCTTGGGGCAACCCTTACCAGTTAGTAAGTCCAGGTGAGATTGGTAAAATAGATATTTTCTCTATGGGCCCTGACGGTGAGGTAGGAACAGAAGATGATATTGGTAATTGGGATGAAGAAGATTCAGGGCACTAA
- the secE gene encoding preprotein translocase subunit SecE translates to MSTKVETPSSSMDPIKWILTFALLGGAVVGNYMLEDLSVLIRAIGVVAAVAAAMGIASQTQKGQDFIVFSKEAKLEVRKVVWPTRQEAIHTTIIVMIATVVMALILWGLDGILFRVVGFLTGLEI, encoded by the coding sequence ATGAGCACTAAAGTGGAAACCCCGTCTAGTTCGATGGATCCTATTAAGTGGATTTTAACCTTTGCTCTGCTTGGCGGTGCTGTGGTTGGAAACTACATGTTAGAAGATCTATCAGTATTGATACGTGCGATTGGCGTAGTTGCTGCTGTAGCTGCTGCAATGGGGATTGCATCACAAACTCAGAAAGGACAAGATTTCATTGTTTTTTCAAAAGAAGCTAAATTAGAAGTGCGTAAAGTGGTGTGGCCAACACGCCAAGAAGCAATTCATACAACAATCATCGTAATGATAGCAACAGTTGTAATGGCATTAATCCTTTGGGGTCTTGATGGTATTTTATTTAGAGTTGTTGGCTTTTTAACTGGCTTGGAGATCTGA
- the gspI gene encoding type II secretion system minor pseudopilin GspI, producing the protein MKKNNLGFTLLEVMVALSICAMAGIAAMQVAGQHINHLSIVEQQAYASWVAENQLAEITLSDKWPPKNNKKGNQEQAGHKWYWQQKVVKTETADFYQVTVIVFENEKYQEAVYELNTYVTKSNSK; encoded by the coding sequence ATGAAAAAGAATAATTTAGGTTTTACCTTATTAGAAGTCATGGTTGCTCTGAGTATTTGCGCCATGGCGGGCATTGCTGCCATGCAAGTGGCTGGGCAACATATTAATCACCTTTCAATTGTTGAGCAGCAAGCTTACGCCTCTTGGGTTGCTGAAAACCAATTAGCTGAAATTACCTTAAGTGATAAGTGGCCACCTAAAAATAATAAAAAAGGCAATCAAGAACAAGCCGGACATAAATGGTATTGGCAGCAAAAAGTTGTAAAAACAGAAACGGCAGATTTTTATCAAGTAACAGTAATTGTATTTGAAAATGAAAAATATCAAGAAGCTGTGTACGAGCTTAATACCTATGTCACTAAGAGTAATTCCAAGTGA
- a CDS encoding DUF4440 domain-containing protein translates to MKKLILISLIFISQLANASTGKEDILKVMAMQQDAWNQGDIKQYMQGYWQSEELKFVGKNGIKYGWQNTLKNYIKTYPDKATMGQLTFDVLEVNVNEDSAFVLGKWSLQRKADNPNGYYSLYWKKINNEWRIVIDHSS, encoded by the coding sequence ATGAAAAAATTAATTTTAATAAGCCTTATATTTATAAGTCAGCTTGCTAATGCCAGTACAGGTAAAGAAGATATTTTAAAAGTAATGGCAATGCAGCAAGATGCATGGAACCAAGGTGATATTAAGCAATATATGCAAGGTTATTGGCAATCAGAAGAATTAAAATTTGTTGGTAAGAATGGCATTAAATATGGGTGGCAAAATACGTTAAAAAACTACATTAAGACGTATCCTGATAAAGCAACCATGGGTCAATTAACATTTGATGTACTAGAAGTAAACGTCAATGAAGATTCTGCATTTGTTTTAGGTAAGTGGTCTTTACAAAGAAAAGCCGATAACCCAAATGGTTATTATTCGCTGTATTGGAAAAAAATTAACAATGAATGGCGTATTGTTATAGATCACAGTAGCTAA
- the rplA gene encoding 50S ribosomal protein L1: protein MAKLTKRMRNIREKVEVTKEYDINEAVALLKELATAKFVESVDVAVNLGIDARKSDQNVRGASVLPHGTGRDVRVAVFTQGANAEAAKEAGAELVGMEDLAEQVKKGEMNFDVVVASPDAMRVVGQLGQILGPRGLMPNPKTGTVTPNVAEAVKNAKAGQVRYRNDKNGIIHTTIGKVSFDAAQLQGNLEALIVALKKAKPAQAKGVYLKKVTISTTMGAGVTVDQGTLNTVVA, encoded by the coding sequence ATGGCTAAACTTACTAAACGTATGCGTAATATCCGCGAAAAAGTGGAAGTTACTAAAGAATATGATATCAATGAAGCTGTTGCACTTTTAAAAGAGTTAGCTACTGCTAAGTTCGTAGAAAGTGTTGACGTTGCTGTTAACCTTGGTATCGACGCTCGTAAATCTGACCAAAACGTTCGTGGCGCTTCTGTGCTACCACACGGTACTGGTCGTGATGTACGTGTTGCTGTATTTACTCAAGGCGCAAACGCTGAAGCTGCAAAAGAAGCTGGCGCTGAGCTTGTAGGTATGGAAGATCTTGCTGAGCAAGTGAAAAAAGGCGAAATGAACTTTGACGTTGTTGTTGCTTCTCCAGATGCAATGCGCGTTGTTGGTCAACTTGGTCAAATCTTAGGTCCACGTGGCCTGATGCCTAACCCTAAAACTGGTACTGTAACTCCAAATGTTGCTGAAGCAGTTAAAAACGCGAAAGCGGGTCAGGTTCGTTACCGTAATGATAAGAATGGTATCATCCATACTACTATCGGTAAGGTTTCTTTTGATGCTGCACAGCTTCAAGGTAACCTAGAAGCACTAATCGTTGCGCTTAAGAAGGCTAAGCCTGCTCAAGCTAAAGGTGTTTACTTGAAGAAAGTAACTATCTCTACGACTATGGGTGCTGGTGTAACTGTTGATCAGGGTACACTTAATACTGTTGTAGCTTAA
- a CDS encoding type II secretion system protein N, whose amino-acid sequence MKNIKKTIGLTLVFLITFFIFVLHLMPANVAVSFAKPYLPKQLSLGAVSGSIWQGSVSQVQFKDRNQTQLLNKLSWTLSATSLLTANLVADIKFGNIRQKEEYSGKGNIKFGLLSNELTVTNANLRAPITQLMAQANLPLPINAKGRVTVKVKEYQLGQPYCKALNADISTQQLQIQGLSGWFAIDEIAAKGKCKSGNITFAVNKENDLGLQLDIVLAAKNKLTVDGFIKPKANMPKDVHDAVKFLGRPDPQGRYKVSL is encoded by the coding sequence ATGAAAAATATAAAAAAAACAATTGGTTTAACCTTAGTATTCTTAATCACATTTTTTATTTTTGTTTTGCATCTAATGCCTGCAAATGTAGCTGTATCGTTTGCTAAACCTTATTTACCCAAACAACTTAGTTTAGGAGCTGTATCTGGTTCAATTTGGCAAGGTTCAGTATCGCAGGTGCAGTTTAAAGATAGAAATCAAACACAGTTATTAAATAAATTAAGCTGGACACTTAGTGCAACTTCATTGCTCACAGCAAATTTAGTCGCAGATATAAAGTTTGGTAATATTCGTCAAAAAGAAGAATATTCAGGTAAAGGCAATATTAAGTTTGGTTTATTATCAAACGAGCTTACCGTGACTAATGCTAATTTACGAGCACCTATTACACAACTAATGGCGCAAGCTAACCTACCTTTGCCTATTAATGCTAAAGGTCGTGTGACAGTAAAAGTTAAAGAATATCAATTAGGCCAACCTTATTGTAAAGCGTTAAATGCAGATATATCAACGCAACAATTACAAATTCAAGGGTTATCAGGTTGGTTTGCGATTGATGAGATTGCAGCTAAAGGAAAGTGTAAATCTGGCAATATTACATTTGCGGTTAATAAAGAAAATGACTTAGGTTTACAGCTTGATATTGTATTAGCTGCAAAAAATAAATTAACAGTTGATGGTTTTATAAAACCAAAAGCGAATATGCCAAAAGATGTACATGATGCGGTTAAATTTTTAGGCCGACCTGATCCTCAGGGCCGTTATAAAGTAAGTTTATAA
- the rplK gene encoding 50S ribosomal protein L11, whose translation MAKKVEAVIKLQVAAGMANPSPPVGPALGQHGVNIMEFCKGFNARTESLEKGAPVPVIISVYSDRSFTFDMKTPPAAYLLKKAAGIKSGSGRPNTEKCGTVTRAQLEEIVTIKQADLTAADMDAGVRTIAGSARAMGLNVEG comes from the coding sequence ATGGCTAAGAAAGTTGAAGCTGTAATCAAGCTACAAGTAGCTGCTGGTATGGCTAACCCTAGTCCACCAGTTGGTCCTGCACTAGGTCAGCACGGTGTTAACATCATGGAATTCTGTAAAGGCTTTAATGCTCGTACAGAGTCTTTAGAAAAAGGCGCTCCAGTTCCAGTTATCATTTCTGTATATTCAGATCGTTCTTTCACGTTCGATATGAAAACTCCACCTGCTGCTTACTTACTTAAGAAAGCTGCTGGAATCAAATCTGGTTCAGGTCGTCCTAACACTGAAAAGTGTGGCACAGTAACACGTGCACAACTAGAAGAAATCGTTACTATCAAGCAAGCTGATTTAACAGCTGCTGATATGGACGCTGGTGTACGCACAATTGCAGGTTCTGCACGTGCAATGGGCTTGAACGTAGAGGGTTAA
- the gspM gene encoding type II secretion system protein GspM → MKAMLEYWQSLKEQEQKLLMIAGGIFVLFVFVMGIWRPLNNAIETSSKELKKQQDLSVWMRSSIAKIKQANPKASMSSGSLSQVVNSTRNKYQISISKMQPKDNTLRLTVESVEFNKLIDWLTLLVEKHQITIVKIDMSKDDNTGYVKVSSLVLEK, encoded by the coding sequence ATGAAAGCAATGTTGGAATATTGGCAATCACTTAAAGAGCAAGAACAAAAACTGTTAATGATCGCTGGCGGTATTTTTGTACTTTTTGTATTTGTGATGGGAATTTGGCGTCCTTTAAATAATGCGATAGAGACATCATCAAAAGAGTTAAAAAAACAACAAGATTTATCTGTTTGGATGCGCTCTAGTATCGCAAAAATTAAACAAGCGAATCCTAAAGCAAGCATGAGTTCAGGAAGTTTAAGTCAGGTTGTTAATAGTACGCGTAATAAATATCAGATCTCTATCAGTAAAATGCAACCAAAAGACAATACACTTAGGTTAACTGTAGAAAGTGTAGAGTTTAATAAGTTAATTGATTGGCTAACATTATTAGTTGAAAAACATCAGATCACGATTGTAAAAATTGATATGAGTAAAGATGATAATACAGGTTACGTTAAAGTTAGTAGCTTGGTTTTAGAGAAGTAA
- the gspH gene encoding type II secretion system minor pseudopilin GspH gives MKKHTLKPCTKAHGFNRFRQKNTGFSLIEIMVVLVIIAFATNMMIYNLGGGQEDELEKSAVKMNTVINLAADYAVLNQLELGFHLDKGILEFLAFDGEKWIPLTGNKVFKAVKFPEFLDVELQLDDLPWAEENLLEQVDWRELMDTEDEESFLELEKLKIPQVILLSSGEVSPFSLSLSLKEQAEPTFFIQGEFMAPVIFKREPEL, from the coding sequence ATCAAAAAACATACATTAAAACCATGCACTAAAGCGCATGGTTTTAATCGTTTTCGACAAAAAAATACTGGTTTTAGTTTAATTGAAATTATGGTTGTATTAGTGATTATTGCATTTGCCACTAATATGATGATTTATAATCTTGGCGGCGGCCAAGAAGACGAGTTAGAAAAATCAGCGGTTAAAATGAATACCGTGATTAATTTAGCAGCAGATTATGCTGTTTTAAATCAGCTTGAATTAGGTTTCCATTTAGATAAAGGCATTTTAGAGTTTCTTGCATTTGATGGTGAAAAATGGATACCACTAACAGGTAATAAGGTTTTTAAAGCAGTTAAATTTCCTGAATTTTTAGATGTAGAATTACAGCTAGATGATTTACCTTGGGCAGAAGAAAATTTATTAGAACAAGTCGATTGGCGCGAACTAATGGACACTGAAGATGAAGAAAGCTTTTTAGAACTAGAAAAACTAAAAATTCCACAAGTGATATTGTTATCTTCAGGTGAAGTGAGCCCTTTTTCGCTTTCACTTTCATTAAAAGAACAAGCCGAGCCCACCTTTTTTATTCAAGGTGAATTCATGGCTCCGGTTATATTCAAACGAGAACCTGAATTATGA
- the gspJ gene encoding type II secretion system minor pseudopilin GspJ, which produces MKSYSKQVGFTLLEVMVALGILGFIVVASHQILDTAIRTSETSEQTIAELNALQATFRLMDQDFSQITKRMGRNESGERVEQYLIAGRYLMNSQYDGVAFVRDGWRNPANLLPRSELQAIGYRVVDDKLERIYKVYIDSLDDTKSRSHVLMENVEDFVLTYRNDKDKWLEAWKEKSLPRAVKIELKLKDIEPFTRVFLVPGSGVVEDEK; this is translated from the coding sequence TTGAAGTCATATTCAAAACAAGTCGGTTTTACCTTACTAGAAGTTATGGTTGCTTTAGGGATTTTAGGTTTTATTGTTGTTGCAAGTCATCAAATTTTAGATACCGCCATTCGCACAAGTGAAACCTCTGAACAAACAATTGCAGAGCTGAATGCCTTGCAAGCAACATTTAGATTAATGGATCAAGATTTCAGTCAAATAACTAAACGTATGGGGCGAAATGAGTCGGGTGAACGTGTGGAGCAATATTTAATTGCTGGACGATATTTGATGAACAGTCAATATGATGGTGTCGCATTTGTAAGAGATGGCTGGCGAAACCCAGCTAACTTATTACCTCGCAGTGAGCTTCAAGCAATAGGCTATCGAGTTGTTGATGATAAGTTAGAGCGCATATATAAAGTTTATATTGATAGCTTAGATGATACAAAGTCTCGTAGTCATGTTTTGATGGAAAATGTAGAAGATTTTGTGCTGACATACCGCAATGATAAAGATAAATGGCTAGAAGCGTGGAAAGAAAAGTCATTGCCAAGAGCTGTAAAAATTGAATTGAAGCTAAAAGATATTGAGCCGTTCACAAGAGTGTTTTTAGTGCCAGGTTCGGGAGTTGTTGAAGATGAAAAATAA
- the rplJ gene encoding 50S ribosomal protein L10: MALNFEGKKAIVAEVSEAASGALSAVVADSRGVPVDAITALRKEAREAGVWMKVVRNTLAKRAIEGTEFECLNDSLVGPSLVAFSSEHPGAAARIFSDFAKKNEHFELKLAAFEGNVVDVAMLATLPTYDEAVARLMSAMKEASAGKLCKTIEAVRVQKEEQSA; this comes from the coding sequence ATGGCCTTAAACTTTGAAGGCAAAAAAGCGATTGTTGCTGAAGTCAGCGAAGCCGCTAGTGGTGCTCTATCTGCAGTAGTTGCAGATTCTCGTGGTGTACCTGTTGACGCTATTACAGCCCTTCGTAAAGAAGCTCGTGAAGCTGGTGTATGGATGAAAGTTGTTCGTAACACTCTTGCTAAACGTGCTATCGAAGGAACTGAATTTGAGTGTCTTAACGATTCTTTAGTTGGTCCAAGCTTAGTTGCTTTTTCTAGCGAGCACCCTGGTGCTGCAGCGCGTATCTTCTCAGATTTCGCGAAGAAAAATGAACATTTTGAGCTTAAATTGGCCGCTTTTGAAGGTAACGTTGTAGACGTTGCTATGTTGGCTACATTGCCTACATACGATGAAGCAGTTGCACGCTTAATGAGCGCTATGAAAGAAGCGTCTGCCGGTAAATTGTGTAAAACAATTGAAGCAGTACGTGTACAAAAAGAAGAGCAATCTGCATAA
- the gspK gene encoding type II secretion system minor pseudopilin GspK, whose protein sequence is MKNNSGAALIIVLFVVALAATLAVEMSSRMMVLVNKNSILQEHQQAKWYGYAAEALAKQALIQTKKDDDKVVHLKQAWAQEEATFPVDGGTISGKISDLQGCLNLNAFRAKPENGSADKVPEVHGVFLRLLEKLDEEDTLPIENSQEELADALLDWIDEDNNRRPEGAEEDEYLSREIPYLTANHFLASISELRTIKGFNPLIVERLLPYVCIIPGTDLFEINVNTILAEQASLLAALLDTDTDTANQIISEREPEGWTDLDKFISDANEKLAKKLKKDNKQFVVNSEYFQLVAKTTFADSRFKMTSTMKIKDNKVSILARKFGGDVDE, encoded by the coding sequence ATGAAAAATAACTCAGGTGCAGCGCTAATCATAGTATTATTTGTTGTTGCGCTAGCGGCAACTTTAGCTGTTGAAATGAGTTCTCGTATGATGGTACTTGTTAATAAAAATAGTATTTTACAAGAGCACCAACAAGCAAAATGGTATGGTTATGCAGCAGAGGCATTAGCTAAGCAGGCATTAATTCAAACCAAAAAAGATGATGATAAAGTTGTTCATTTAAAACAAGCTTGGGCGCAAGAAGAAGCGACTTTTCCAGTTGATGGTGGCACGATCAGCGGTAAAATTTCAGATTTGCAAGGTTGTTTAAATTTAAATGCATTTAGGGCTAAACCTGAAAATGGTTCAGCTGATAAAGTACCTGAAGTACATGGTGTTTTTTTAAGGTTATTAGAAAAGCTGGATGAAGAGGACACCCTACCAATAGAAAACTCTCAAGAAGAGCTTGCAGATGCTTTATTAGATTGGATTGATGAAGATAATAACCGTAGACCAGAAGGCGCTGAAGAAGATGAATATTTATCTCGTGAAATACCTTACTTAACAGCCAATCATTTTTTAGCTTCTATATCAGAGTTACGTACAATCAAAGGTTTTAACCCTTTAATTGTTGAAAGATTATTACCTTATGTATGCATTATTCCTGGAACAGATTTATTTGAAATTAATGTAAATACAATCTTGGCAGAGCAAGCAAGTTTGTTAGCTGCATTATTAGATACAGATACTGACACTGCTAATCAAATTATTTCTGAAAGAGAACCTGAAGGTTGGACTGATTTAGATAAGTTTATTAGTGATGCGAATGAAAAGTTAGCTAAGAAATTAAAAAAAGATAATAAACAGTTTGTTGTAAATAGTGAGTATTTCCAACTGGTAGCAAAGACAACATTTGCAGATAGTCGATTTAAAATGACTTCTACGATGAAAATAAAAGATAATAAAGTCAGTATATTGGCTCGTAAATTTGGAGGCGACGTAGATGAGTGA
- the nusG gene encoding transcription termination/antitermination protein NusG, translated as MTDENKELKFRWYVVQAFSGYEKRVKLTIEEHIKQEGLEDLFEEVLVPTEEVVEMRAGQKRRSERKFFPGYVLVKMAMTDASWHLVKGTERVMGFIGGTKERPAPISQREADKILNRLEENADSPKQATMFEPGEVVRVIDGPFADFNGVVEEVDYDKCRVKVSVLIFGRSTPVELEFSQVETDK; from the coding sequence ATGACGGATGAGAATAAAGAATTAAAATTTCGTTGGTATGTAGTTCAAGCTTTTTCAGGCTATGAAAAGCGTGTAAAACTGACTATAGAAGAACATATCAAACAAGAAGGTTTAGAAGACCTTTTTGAAGAAGTACTAGTACCTACGGAAGAAGTTGTTGAGATGCGCGCTGGTCAAAAACGCCGCTCAGAACGTAAGTTTTTCCCTGGATACGTTTTAGTTAAAATGGCTATGACTGATGCTAGTTGGCATTTAGTGAAAGGTACAGAACGTGTTATGGGCTTTATTGGTGGTACAAAAGAACGTCCTGCACCAATCAGCCAAAGAGAAGCTGATAAGATTCTTAACCGTTTAGAAGAAAATGCAGATTCACCTAAGCAAGCTACTATGTTTGAACCTGGTGAAGTTGTACGTGTTATTGATGGTCCATTTGCTGACTTCAACGGTGTTGTTGAAGAAGTAGATTATGACAAATGTCGCGTAAAAGTTTCTGTTCTTATATTTGGTCGTTCAACGCCTGTTGAACTTGAATTTAGCCAAGTAGAAACAGATAAATAA
- the rplL gene encoding 50S ribosomal protein L7/L12, giving the protein MSVSKDQILDAIAEMSVMDVVALVEAMEEKFGVTAAAAMVAGPAAEAAEEKTEFDVVLASFGANKVAAIKAVRGATGLGLKEAKAMVESAPVALKEGVTKEEAEALKTDLEAIGATIEIK; this is encoded by the coding sequence ATGTCTGTATCTAAAGACCAAATCCTTGATGCTATTGCAGAAATGTCTGTAATGGATGTTGTTGCTCTTGTTGAAGCAATGGAAGAAAAATTCGGTGTAACTGCTGCTGCTGCAATGGTTGCTGGTCCAGCTGCTGAAGCTGCTGAAGAGAAAACTGAGTTTGACGTTGTTTTAGCATCTTTTGGTGCTAACAAAGTTGCTGCAATCAAAGCTGTTCGTGGCGCTACAGGTCTTGGCCTTAAAGAAGCTAAAGCTATGGTTGAATCTGCTCCAGTTGCACTTAAAGAAGGTGTTACTAAAGAAGAAGCTGAAGCACTTAAGACTGATCTTGAAGCTATCGGTGCAACAATTGAAATTAAATAA